The region GGCGCCGTTTCACGCGAGTAGTGGTCCTGAATTAGTGCACTGTTCGAGTTCAGCTCCGTATTGGTCGAATACCATCCAATGACGACTTCCTCCGGACGCACACGGAGGTGCAAGTCGAGCATTCGGCGGTGGTGCTCTGCGTCAAGATGGATCTGCCATGGGTCCTGGCTTTCGCTATGCGGCACGGCAAATGCGTTGCGGATTTCGACCTCTGACTCGCTGCGTGTACCAAGCAGTGTGCCCACGACGCGAggctgcgacgcgtcgcgacgcAAAAAGTGATCGAGGATCGAAAACAGAGCCACCTAGGCGTCAGCAAAATAAATACATACGGGGTGCACTTTAACGCATGCGATGGAGCGCGAGTGAAAGACGCCCGAAGCCGCTGGTGGGAAGTTGAGATGCAGAGCCGACGGGGCAGCAAATGTATCTAGGCCTGCCGTCATTGCCGTTGTCAAGAAAAAAGATGTGGTCGACTGGCCCTCTTCCGATCCTAGCCACGTGGAGTTTGGCTGCGGTAAGCGTCTCGTTCGCTTCCCTCGCACCGTCCCCCCATTTCCACTCCCCAAGATGGCGCTTTCGGAGGACACAAAGGTAAGCAGCATGGGTGGCCTGACCGTACAGGAGCGGATCGTCCGTCTAGTCGACATTACCAAGACCATCGTGCACTATGGCTGGGTCCCATTCGTGATCTACGTCGGCTTTATGAGCAGCCAGCCGCGCCCCAACCTTCTTAAGTATGTACCTTATCGACTCACGCGTCAGAATTCTCAGCCCTCTGTCGTAGTTCGACGCGTTTGTCGACTAAGTCGGGATGTGGCTTGCACAGGATCACGTAGTGATGACGTTCTCCGTCGTCGTTTGATGGCGACGTGGCGTCCGTGACGTACCCATGAGATGCATAAAAGGATCTTGCACGCTGGTTGATGTAAAAGACTGTGAGCATGGTTTTGCGCATGTGGGCATGCCatgcgaggcgctcgagcgtctggaGCAGGTGTGCTCCAATACCTCGGCCTTGCCACGCGTCTGCTACCTGCAGCTCGTAGCTGAAGGTGAGCCTTTTGTCACGTACCAGTATGCGACAGGAGCCACGATGCCTTCAGAAAAAGGGTCATCAGGCGTCGTGTCGTCCGTATCGTAGCGCCACATCACGAAGCCCTGGAGAACGGGAccgcgcgcacggccatgtaTGCGCCGTGACCGGCGGTGGTGCACATCGTCGCCATGCAGGGCCAACAGGTATCGTGACTTGGGGTGATGGAGCTCCATGCGCTTGAAGGAGGCGTCCCATCCATCCAATCCCTCGTACATGCCGCGCATATTCGCCTCGAGGATCGCAAAAATGCGCTCATGCATGTCCCGCGAGAGCTCGGACGCCGTCGCTACAATCATGCGTGTActcggcgacgcgctcacGCATGCCTGGAGCTGTGCACTGCGCAACTGCTGGGCCTGccgcacgaggcgctgtgctgcagccATGCGCGTCGGGGGAATTCGTAAGCC is a window of Malassezia restricta chromosome III, complete sequence DNA encoding:
- a CDS encoding mitochondrial import receptor subunit TOM7 encodes the protein MALSEDTKERIVRLVDITKTIVHYGWVPFVIYVGFMSSQPRPNLLKILSPLS
- a CDS encoding N-alpha-acetyltransferase 40 — protein: MAAAQRLVRQAQQLRSAQLQACVSASPSTRMIVATASELSRDMHERIFAILEANMRGMYEGLDGWDASFKRMELHHPKSRYLLALHGDDVHHRRSRRIHGRARGPVLQGFVMWRYDTDDTTPDDPFSEGIVAPVAYCYELQVADAWQGRGIGAHLLQTLERLAWHAHMRKTMLTVFYINQRARSFYASHGYVTDATSPSNDDGERHHYVILCKPHPDLVDKRVELRQRAENSDA